Proteins from a single region of Limosilactobacillus fermentum:
- a CDS encoding PspC domain-containing protein, protein MQRPRHQKLTRSRTNRVLAGVFGGFATYFGISATWLRIAYLVLTALSGLVPGTMIYVMTAIIMPPAPSSNGALDNFFWGNRGTEATKKSRRELQDVEEEDVKRGADK, encoded by the coding sequence ATGCAACGACCACGGCATCAAAAGCTGACCCGCTCCCGAACCAATCGCGTCTTGGCGGGGGTGTTTGGAGGCTTTGCCACGTACTTTGGAATTTCCGCTACCTGGCTTCGAATTGCCTACCTAGTGTTGACCGCTCTGTCCGGCTTGGTTCCCGGCACCATGATCTACGTGATGACGGCGATTATCATGCCCCCGGCGCCAAGTAGCAACGGGGCCTTAGATAACTTCTTTTGGGGTAACCGCGGGACTGAAGCAACCAAGAAAAGCCGGCGCGAACTCCAGGATGTAGAGGAAGAAGACGTCAAAAGGGGAGCTGATAAATAG
- the prfB gene encoding peptide chain release factor 2 (programmed frameshift), with protein MELSEATKQIEAMQAEVARFGGLFDLDALNESIAQGENEMTAPDFWDDNQRAQEKVAALNELKKRRDNFLTLQDQVEELALTAEMLQAEPDPELKAELDDNFPGVQEHLRAYRLEQLLDGPYDQSDAILEIHPGAGGTEAQDWGEMLLRMYMRWANQHGFAVETANYEAGEEAGIKSVTLLIKGHNAYGYLHPEKGVHRLVRISPFDSAARRHTSFASVDVMPILDESIEVEIDPSDLRVDTFRASGAGGQHINKTESAVRITHLPTGIVTSSQAERSQLQNRITAMNMLKSKLYELEEEKKAKERAQIEGEQREIGWGSQIRSYVFHPYTLVKDARTGYETHDVIGVMDGDLDPFINAYLQWNLAQKNPR; from the exons ATGGAACTAAGTGAAGCCACAAAACAGATAGAAGCAATGCAGGCTGAGGTTGCACGCTTC GGAGGTCTCTTTGACCTCGATGCTTTAAACGAATCGATTGCCCAGGGTGAAAACGAAATGACGGCGCCGGATTTTTGGGATGATAACCAACGGGCGCAAGAAAAGGTGGCGGCGTTAAACGAGTTAAAAAAGCGTCGGGACAACTTCTTAACCTTACAAGACCAAGTCGAAGAGCTCGCCTTGACGGCGGAAATGCTCCAAGCCGAACCAGACCCGGAGCTAAAAGCCGAGCTAGACGACAACTTCCCTGGTGTCCAAGAACACCTCCGGGCTTATCGCCTGGAGCAGTTACTTGACGGGCCCTACGACCAAAGCGACGCCATTTTAGAAATCCACCCCGGTGCCGGGGGAACCGAAGCCCAGGATTGGGGCGAAATGCTGTTACGGATGTACATGCGGTGGGCCAACCAGCACGGCTTTGCGGTGGAAACGGCCAATTACGAAGCGGGTGAAGAGGCCGGGATTAAGAGTGTGACCCTGTTAATTAAGGGCCACAATGCGTATGGCTACCTGCACCCCGAAAAGGGGGTTCACCGACTGGTCCGAATCTCACCGTTTGATTCGGCCGCCCGGCGCCACACCTCCTTTGCTTCGGTTGACGTGATGCCGATCCTGGATGAATCGATTGAAGTTGAAATTGACCCGTCCGACTTGCGGGTCGACACCTTCCGCGCTTCCGGGGCCGGTGGGCAACACATTAACAAAACGGAATCGGCGGTCCGGATTACCCACTTGCCGACCGGGATCGTAACGTCCTCGCAAGCGGAACGGTCGCAGTTGCAAAACCGGATCACCGCCATGAACATGCTGAAATCGAAGCTTTATGAACTAGAGGAAGAAAAGAAGGCCAAGGAACGGGCCCAAATTGAAGGGGAACAAAGGGAAATCGGCTGGGGGTCACAGATTCGTTCCTACGTCTTCCACCCCTATACGTTGGTCAAAGACGCCCGGACCGGTTACGAAACCCACGATGTGATCGGGGTGATGGACGGGGACCTCGATCCCTTCATTAACGCCTACCTTCAGTGGAACCTCGCCCAGAAGAATCCCCGGTAG
- a CDS encoding phage holin family protein, with product MGFLKNIIIDAILFVALAGLFANTGWFYVTSVWTALVAAIVLAILNALIKPILVFLSLPITILTLGLFSIVINGLMLQLTASFVGPGIHFSSFWAAMLIALIMSICNTIISNHFANQ from the coding sequence GTGGGCTTTTTAAAAAACATCATTATCGATGCCATCCTATTTGTGGCCCTAGCTGGTCTGTTTGCTAACACCGGCTGGTTTTACGTCACGAGCGTTTGGACGGCTCTAGTAGCGGCCATCGTGTTGGCAATCTTAAACGCCCTGATTAAACCGATTCTAGTATTCCTATCGTTACCAATTACCATTTTGACCCTCGGTTTGTTTTCGATCGTCATCAATGGCTTGATGCTACAGTTGACGGCGAGTTTTGTCGGCCCGGGGATTCATTTCTCTTCGTTTTGGGCAGCGATGTTGATCGCCCTGATTATGTCAATTTGCAACACCATTATTAGCAATCACTTCGCTAATCAATAA